A window from Hemicordylus capensis ecotype Gifberg chromosome 2, rHemCap1.1.pri, whole genome shotgun sequence encodes these proteins:
- the LOC128342594 gene encoding zinc finger protein 883-like isoform X3, translated as MPRRSPQELVTFEEVAVYFSKEEWNLLDASQRALYEAVMLENYRNVISLEGLLILNRNFVSDLEEEMADLFAQNWNFEDEPRSRAGDKKEMGVREQNQPESSREMDSCDLWWKKAKLKTALLSGSEEGSEKLQGYYPYEDQVNLINFLGGYEEPDGSLVQWATSKTGRGLESEKAFGWGPDLLARAKKLTGEKPHKCAECGKSFRWRTKLLVHERTHTGEKPFKCPDCGKGFKQQVHISIHQRTHTGERPYQCPECGKSFADSTSLKRHQRIHTGEKPFQCADCGRRFNDRTSVKRHRMIHTGEKPYKCTECGESFLYQVQLINHEQMHPGENPYQCSVCKQIFSKPQSLASHKKIHAKQERRNEQMHPGEKKAYPCSVCKQSFSRLQSLASHKKIHSRQLGENKEMQLGGTAYRCSVCEQSFSEPQPFIDHRKTHAMEQCQDKQIYPGNEMYQCSVCKQSFGELQFLLSHRKIHAEEQQEDRQMQPGKEMYQCSICQQTFGKLQFFINHRKIHIKEEREHPQDRKGFPQEMQLAVHQMMPVAEKQQGLECGRAVPAKCAFVQVDGEKAFVCLECGKSFAQGKSLTEHGRTHTGEKPYVCAHCGKSFSDRSSARRHKRIHTGEKPYQCPDCGRRFNDGTSFKRHMTTHTGKRPHICLRCGKNFLYHSQLINHARIHAGDNL; from the exons GAGCtggtgacctttgaggaggtAGCTGTGTATTTCTCCAAGGAGGAATGGAATCTACTGGATGCCTCACAGAGAGCCCTGTACGAGGCAGTCATGCTGGAGAATTATAGAAATGTGATCTCCCTGG AGGGGCTTTTGATTCTCAACCGTAACTTCGTCTCTGATCTGGAAGAAGAAATGGCAGACCTGTTTGCCCAGAACTGGAACTTTGAAGATGAGCCGAGATCAAGAG CAGGTGATAAGAAAGAAATGGGTGTGAGGGAGCAAAACCAGCCAGAAAGTTCTAGAGAAATGGATTCATGTGACTTGTGgtggaagaaagccaaactgaaGACGGCACTTCTTAGCGGTTCAGAAGAAGGCTCGGAGAAACTGCAGGGCTACTACCCATATGAAGACCAAGTCAACCTAATCAATTTCTTGGGAGGGTACGAGGAACCTGATGGCAGCTTGGTCCAGTGGGCAACCTCCAAGACCGGCCGAGGATTGGAAAGTGAgaaagcctttggatggggaccCGATCTTCTGGCACGTGCAAAGAAGCTGACGGGAGAAAAACCGCACAAGTGCGCCGAGTGTGGCAAAAGCTTCCGCTGGAGGACAAAGCTGCTTGTGCATGAAaggacccacacaggagagaagccctttaaatgccccgATTGTGGGAAGGGCTTCAAGCAGCAGGTGCACATTAGCATACATCAGAGAACCCACACGGGGGAGAGACCCTATCAGTGCCCCGAGTGTGGGAAGAGTTTTGCTGACAGCACCTCCCTCAAAaggcatcagagaatccacacgggagagaaaccctTCCAGTGCGCCGACTGTGGGCGGCGCTTCAATGACCGGACATCCGTCAAGAGGCACCGGATGATCCATACAGGTGAGAAACCCTACAAGTGCACAGAGTGTGGGGAGAGCTTTCTGTACCAAGTGCAGCTTATTAATCACGAGCAAATGCACCCAGGAGAAAACCCATATCAGTGTTCCGTTTGCAAGCAGATCTTCAGCAAGCCACAGTCCCTGGCCAGCCACAAAAAAATCCATGCAAAACAAGAACGTAGGAATGAGCAGATGCACCCGGGAGAGAAGAAAGCGTATCCATGCTCAGTTTGTAAGCAAAGCTTCAGTAGGCTGCAGTCTCTTGCCAGCCACAAGAAGATCCACTCAAGACAACTGGGTGAGAACAAGGAGATGCAATTAGGAGGAACGGCATATCGATGCTCAGTTTGCGAGCAAAGCTTCAGTGAGCCACAGCCTTTTATTGACCACAGGAAAACCCATGCTATGGAGCAGTGCCAAGACAAGCAAATATATCCAGGAAACGAAATGTATCAGTGCTCCGTCTGTAAGCAGAGCTTTGGAGAGCTCCAGTTCCTGCTTAGCCACAGGAAAATTCATGCCGAGGAGCAACAGGAGGACAGGCAAATGcagccaggaaaagaaatgtATCAGTGCTCAATTTGCCAGCAAACCTTTGGGAAGCTGCAGTTCTTTATTAACCACAGGAAAATCCATATTAAGGAAGAACGCGAGCATCCACAGGACAGAAAGGGCTTCCCACAGGAAATGCAGCTGGCTGTGCATCAGATGATGCCTgtggcagagaagcagcagggacTGGAGTGTGGCAGAGCCGTGCCTGCCAAATGCGCTTTTGTGCAGGTGGACGGAGAGAAGGCATTTGTGTGTttggaatgtgggaaaagctttgcTCAAGGGAAAAGCCTGACTGAGCACgggagaacccacacaggagagaagccctatGTATGTGCgcactgtgggaaaagcttcagtgaTCGGTCATCGGCGAGGAGGCataagagaatccacacaggagagaaaccctatcaGTGCCCTGACTGTGGGAGGCGGTTCAACGACGGAACGTCCTTCAAGAGGCACATGACCACTCACACGGGCAAGAGGCCGCATATATGCTTACGCTGTGGGAAGAACTTTCTGTATCACTCACAGCTTATTAATCATGCGAGAATCCATGCAGGAGACAATCTGTAG
- the LOC128342594 gene encoding zinc finger protein 883-like isoform X4, with product MPPGWELVTFEEVAVYFSKEEWNLLDASQRALYEAVMLENYRNVISLEGLLILNRNFVSDLEEEMADLFAQNWNFEDEPRSRAGDKKEMGVREQNQPESSREMDSCDLWWKKAKLKTALLSGSEEGSEKLQGYYPYEDQVNLINFLGGYEEPDGSLVQWATSKTGRGLESEKAFGWGPDLLARAKKLTGEKPHKCAECGKSFRWRTKLLVHERTHTGEKPFKCPDCGKGFKQQVHISIHQRTHTGERPYQCPECGKSFADSTSLKRHQRIHTGEKPFQCADCGRRFNDRTSVKRHRMIHTGEKPYKCTECGESFLYQVQLINHEQMHPGENPYQCSVCKQIFSKPQSLASHKKIHAKQERRNEQMHPGEKKAYPCSVCKQSFSRLQSLASHKKIHSRQLGENKEMQLGGTAYRCSVCEQSFSEPQPFIDHRKTHAMEQCQDKQIYPGNEMYQCSVCKQSFGELQFLLSHRKIHAEEQQEDRQMQPGKEMYQCSICQQTFGKLQFFINHRKIHIKEEREHPQDRKGFPQEMQLAVHQMMPVAEKQQGLECGRAVPAKCAFVQVDGEKAFVCLECGKSFAQGKSLTEHGRTHTGEKPYVCAHCGKSFSDRSSARRHKRIHTGEKPYQCPDCGRRFNDGTSFKRHMTTHTGKRPHICLRCGKNFLYHSQLINHARIHAGDNL from the exons GAGCtggtgacctttgaggaggtAGCTGTGTATTTCTCCAAGGAGGAATGGAATCTACTGGATGCCTCACAGAGAGCCCTGTACGAGGCAGTCATGCTGGAGAATTATAGAAATGTGATCTCCCTGG AGGGGCTTTTGATTCTCAACCGTAACTTCGTCTCTGATCTGGAAGAAGAAATGGCAGACCTGTTTGCCCAGAACTGGAACTTTGAAGATGAGCCGAGATCAAGAG CAGGTGATAAGAAAGAAATGGGTGTGAGGGAGCAAAACCAGCCAGAAAGTTCTAGAGAAATGGATTCATGTGACTTGTGgtggaagaaagccaaactgaaGACGGCACTTCTTAGCGGTTCAGAAGAAGGCTCGGAGAAACTGCAGGGCTACTACCCATATGAAGACCAAGTCAACCTAATCAATTTCTTGGGAGGGTACGAGGAACCTGATGGCAGCTTGGTCCAGTGGGCAACCTCCAAGACCGGCCGAGGATTGGAAAGTGAgaaagcctttggatggggaccCGATCTTCTGGCACGTGCAAAGAAGCTGACGGGAGAAAAACCGCACAAGTGCGCCGAGTGTGGCAAAAGCTTCCGCTGGAGGACAAAGCTGCTTGTGCATGAAaggacccacacaggagagaagccctttaaatgccccgATTGTGGGAAGGGCTTCAAGCAGCAGGTGCACATTAGCATACATCAGAGAACCCACACGGGGGAGAGACCCTATCAGTGCCCCGAGTGTGGGAAGAGTTTTGCTGACAGCACCTCCCTCAAAaggcatcagagaatccacacgggagagaaaccctTCCAGTGCGCCGACTGTGGGCGGCGCTTCAATGACCGGACATCCGTCAAGAGGCACCGGATGATCCATACAGGTGAGAAACCCTACAAGTGCACAGAGTGTGGGGAGAGCTTTCTGTACCAAGTGCAGCTTATTAATCACGAGCAAATGCACCCAGGAGAAAACCCATATCAGTGTTCCGTTTGCAAGCAGATCTTCAGCAAGCCACAGTCCCTGGCCAGCCACAAAAAAATCCATGCAAAACAAGAACGTAGGAATGAGCAGATGCACCCGGGAGAGAAGAAAGCGTATCCATGCTCAGTTTGTAAGCAAAGCTTCAGTAGGCTGCAGTCTCTTGCCAGCCACAAGAAGATCCACTCAAGACAACTGGGTGAGAACAAGGAGATGCAATTAGGAGGAACGGCATATCGATGCTCAGTTTGCGAGCAAAGCTTCAGTGAGCCACAGCCTTTTATTGACCACAGGAAAACCCATGCTATGGAGCAGTGCCAAGACAAGCAAATATATCCAGGAAACGAAATGTATCAGTGCTCCGTCTGTAAGCAGAGCTTTGGAGAGCTCCAGTTCCTGCTTAGCCACAGGAAAATTCATGCCGAGGAGCAACAGGAGGACAGGCAAATGcagccaggaaaagaaatgtATCAGTGCTCAATTTGCCAGCAAACCTTTGGGAAGCTGCAGTTCTTTATTAACCACAGGAAAATCCATATTAAGGAAGAACGCGAGCATCCACAGGACAGAAAGGGCTTCCCACAGGAAATGCAGCTGGCTGTGCATCAGATGATGCCTgtggcagagaagcagcagggacTGGAGTGTGGCAGAGCCGTGCCTGCCAAATGCGCTTTTGTGCAGGTGGACGGAGAGAAGGCATTTGTGTGTttggaatgtgggaaaagctttgcTCAAGGGAAAAGCCTGACTGAGCACgggagaacccacacaggagagaagccctatGTATGTGCgcactgtgggaaaagcttcagtgaTCGGTCATCGGCGAGGAGGCataagagaatccacacaggagagaaaccctatcaGTGCCCTGACTGTGGGAGGCGGTTCAACGACGGAACGTCCTTCAAGAGGCACATGACCACTCACACGGGCAAGAGGCCGCATATATGCTTACGCTGTGGGAAGAACTTTCTGTATCACTCACAGCTTATTAATCATGCGAGAATCCATGCAGGAGACAATCTGTAG